The following are encoded in a window of Platichthys flesus chromosome 11, fPlaFle2.1, whole genome shotgun sequence genomic DNA:
- the phldb3 gene encoding pleckstrin homology-like domain family B member 3 isoform X2, producing MPQHNMESPRRQRPQGPQPPWVARVAGCQSPVSSGAESDTESSSTESEKSCVKRLEMGSLRLLPSASKLQQRIAEIDQQKEELKIELQLEIALLQGELQTERKQLHRHTQKLQALQQQAGHRETHRHTNRQKEQERLEAEGLRVQELRRSCEEKEKLIPSQPESQREQLTLQLQQEKEVMEAANRAFEDWEFRFLEQETSIDMEDESVEEKETEEMNEGQVEKEVAGQQHAVSTAQERVQQLERQLKEMEREKERELTALRREKRELVHTNQTVHKEKKPLADWSNINGSAPCMMSLSPLTPHKPPQEPYKESASLPRRRSSHRNNRINDRPLSVQGLSRTLPDTQSPGALASPLSPQRLSNGHGRPGTSNGVSLLTPCNSTASSRAASPNLLDIAEIEKKLREAKVERERLLREREERRWVLLEERRGRELNSPLTEPPEQERPKRPEPEPKEQLMASSPPNSPEPRSLPLFLSANFDLRAHVESLGHGVSGCGDLRLTPRRCAGFLTKRGGRVKTWKKRWFSFDTDHRRLAYYTDCDERKLKGVIYFQAIEEVYYDHLRTATSSPRAPLTFCVKTYDRLFFLVASNAVSMRIWMDVIVTATDEHSRY from the exons ATGCCCCAACACAACATGGAGAGCCCCAGGCGCCAGCGGCCACAGGGGCCACAGCCGCCGTGGGTCGCCCGAGTCGCTGGGTGTCAGAGTCCGGTCTCCTCGGGGGCGGAGTCGGACACGGAGAGCAGCAGCACGGAGAGCGAGAAG TCCTGCGTGAAGAGGCTGGAGATGGGCTCACTGAGGCTCCTGCCGTCGGCCTCGAAACTCCAGCAGCGAATCGCTGAGATCGACCAGCagaaggaggagctgaagatTGAG ctgcagctggagatcGCGCTGCTGCAGGGCGAGCTGCAGAcggagaggaagcagctgcacagacacacacagaagctgcagGCGCTACAGCAGCAGGCCGGACACAGAGagacgcacagacacacaaacagacaaaag GAGCAAGAGCGTCTGGAGGCGGAGGGCCTCAGGgtgcaggagctgaggaggagctgtgaggagaaggagaagctgatCCCGAGTCAGCCGGAGAgccagagagagcagctgacCCTGCAGCTGCAACAG gagaaggaggtgatGGAAGCAGCCAATCGGGCCTTCGAGGACTGGGAGTTTCGTTTTCTGGAGCAAGAGACTAGCATCGACATGGAGGACGAGAgcgtggaggagaaagagacggaggaaaTGAATGAAGGGCAAGTGGAGAAGGAAGTCGCGGGTCAGCAGCATGCGGTCAGCACAGCACAG GAGCGAgtccagcagctggagaggcagctgaaggagatggagagagagaaggagagggagctgACCGCcctgaggagggagaagagagaactCGTCCACACCAATCAAACG GTTCACAAAGAGAAGAAGCCGCTCGCCGATTGGTCGAACATAAACGGCTCCGCCCCCTGCATGATGTCACTGTCGCCTCTGACTCCTCACAAGCCCCCTCAG GAACCGTACAAAGAATCCGCCAGTTTGCCCAGAAGACGCAGTTCGCATCGCAACAACAGAATCAACGACCGGCCGCTCTCTGTACAGg ggCTGTCGAGGACGCTTCCAGACACCCAGTCCCCGGGGGCTCTCGcttcccccctctccccacAGCGACTCAGCAATGGACACGGCAGACCCGGGACCAGCAACGGCGTCTCGCTCCTCACGCCGTGCAACAGTACGGCGAGCTCCCGTGCTGCCAG cccgAATCTGTTGGATATCGCTGAGATCGAGAAAAAGCTGAGGGAAGCCAAGGTGGAGCGAGAGCGACTGCTCAGAGAGCGG GAAGAGCGACGGTGGGTGTTGTTGGAGGAGAGACGAGGGAGGGAGCTAAACTCTCCCTTAACAGAACCACCGGAGCAAGAAAGGCCAAAaagaccagaaccagaaccaaaGGAGCAGCTGATGGCCAGCTCCCCCCCAAACTCCCCAGAG ccgCGCAGCCtgcccctcttcctctccgccAACTTTGACCTCCGGGCCCACGTGGAGTCCCTGGGTCACGGGGTGTCCGGCTGCGGGGACCTGCGGCTGACGCCTCGCCGCTGCGCCGGCTTCCTGACCAAGCGAGGGGGGAGGGTGAAGACCTGGAAGAAGAGGTGGTTCTCGTTCGACACGGACCACAGACGACTGGCCTACTATACAG actGTGATGAGAGGAAGCTTAAAGGAGTCATCTACTTCCAGGCAATAGAAGAAGTTTACTACGACCATCTACGCACAGCCACATCC TCTCCTCGGGCTCCTCTGACGTTCTGCGTGAAGACGTACGACcggctcttcttcctcgtgGCGTCCAACGCCGTGTCCATGCGGATCTGGATGGACGTCATCGTCACTGCAACAGACGAGCACAGCCGTTATTGA
- the phldb3 gene encoding pleckstrin homology-like domain family B member 3 isoform X1 → MPLGMPQHNMESPRRQRPQGPQPPWVARVAGCQSPVSSGAESDTESSSTESEKSCVKRLEMGSLRLLPSASKLQQRIAEIDQQKEELKIELQLEIALLQGELQTERKQLHRHTQKLQALQQQAGHRETHRHTNRQKEQERLEAEGLRVQELRRSCEEKEKLIPSQPESQREQLTLQLQQEKEVMEAANRAFEDWEFRFLEQETSIDMEDESVEEKETEEMNEGQVEKEVAGQQHAVSTAQERVQQLERQLKEMEREKERELTALRREKRELVHTNQTVHKEKKPLADWSNINGSAPCMMSLSPLTPHKPPQEPYKESASLPRRRSSHRNNRINDRPLSVQGLSRTLPDTQSPGALASPLSPQRLSNGHGRPGTSNGVSLLTPCNSTASSRAASPNLLDIAEIEKKLREAKVERERLLREREERRWVLLEERRGRELNSPLTEPPEQERPKRPEPEPKEQLMASSPPNSPEPRSLPLFLSANFDLRAHVESLGHGVSGCGDLRLTPRRCAGFLTKRGGRVKTWKKRWFSFDTDHRRLAYYTDCDERKLKGVIYFQAIEEVYYDHLRTATSSPRAPLTFCVKTYDRLFFLVASNAVSMRIWMDVIVTATDEHSRY, encoded by the exons atg CCTTTAGGAATGCCCCAACACAACATGGAGAGCCCCAGGCGCCAGCGGCCACAGGGGCCACAGCCGCCGTGGGTCGCCCGAGTCGCTGGGTGTCAGAGTCCGGTCTCCTCGGGGGCGGAGTCGGACACGGAGAGCAGCAGCACGGAGAGCGAGAAG TCCTGCGTGAAGAGGCTGGAGATGGGCTCACTGAGGCTCCTGCCGTCGGCCTCGAAACTCCAGCAGCGAATCGCTGAGATCGACCAGCagaaggaggagctgaagatTGAG ctgcagctggagatcGCGCTGCTGCAGGGCGAGCTGCAGAcggagaggaagcagctgcacagacacacacagaagctgcagGCGCTACAGCAGCAGGCCGGACACAGAGagacgcacagacacacaaacagacaaaag GAGCAAGAGCGTCTGGAGGCGGAGGGCCTCAGGgtgcaggagctgaggaggagctgtgaggagaaggagaagctgatCCCGAGTCAGCCGGAGAgccagagagagcagctgacCCTGCAGCTGCAACAG gagaaggaggtgatGGAAGCAGCCAATCGGGCCTTCGAGGACTGGGAGTTTCGTTTTCTGGAGCAAGAGACTAGCATCGACATGGAGGACGAGAgcgtggaggagaaagagacggaggaaaTGAATGAAGGGCAAGTGGAGAAGGAAGTCGCGGGTCAGCAGCATGCGGTCAGCACAGCACAG GAGCGAgtccagcagctggagaggcagctgaaggagatggagagagagaaggagagggagctgACCGCcctgaggagggagaagagagaactCGTCCACACCAATCAAACG GTTCACAAAGAGAAGAAGCCGCTCGCCGATTGGTCGAACATAAACGGCTCCGCCCCCTGCATGATGTCACTGTCGCCTCTGACTCCTCACAAGCCCCCTCAG GAACCGTACAAAGAATCCGCCAGTTTGCCCAGAAGACGCAGTTCGCATCGCAACAACAGAATCAACGACCGGCCGCTCTCTGTACAGg ggCTGTCGAGGACGCTTCCAGACACCCAGTCCCCGGGGGCTCTCGcttcccccctctccccacAGCGACTCAGCAATGGACACGGCAGACCCGGGACCAGCAACGGCGTCTCGCTCCTCACGCCGTGCAACAGTACGGCGAGCTCCCGTGCTGCCAG cccgAATCTGTTGGATATCGCTGAGATCGAGAAAAAGCTGAGGGAAGCCAAGGTGGAGCGAGAGCGACTGCTCAGAGAGCGG GAAGAGCGACGGTGGGTGTTGTTGGAGGAGAGACGAGGGAGGGAGCTAAACTCTCCCTTAACAGAACCACCGGAGCAAGAAAGGCCAAAaagaccagaaccagaaccaaaGGAGCAGCTGATGGCCAGCTCCCCCCCAAACTCCCCAGAG ccgCGCAGCCtgcccctcttcctctccgccAACTTTGACCTCCGGGCCCACGTGGAGTCCCTGGGTCACGGGGTGTCCGGCTGCGGGGACCTGCGGCTGACGCCTCGCCGCTGCGCCGGCTTCCTGACCAAGCGAGGGGGGAGGGTGAAGACCTGGAAGAAGAGGTGGTTCTCGTTCGACACGGACCACAGACGACTGGCCTACTATACAG actGTGATGAGAGGAAGCTTAAAGGAGTCATCTACTTCCAGGCAATAGAAGAAGTTTACTACGACCATCTACGCACAGCCACATCC TCTCCTCGGGCTCCTCTGACGTTCTGCGTGAAGACGTACGACcggctcttcttcctcgtgGCGTCCAACGCCGTGTCCATGCGGATCTGGATGGACGTCATCGTCACTGCAACAGACGAGCACAGCCGTTATTGA